The following proteins are encoded in a genomic region of Brachypodium distachyon strain Bd21 chromosome 1, Brachypodium_distachyon_v3.0, whole genome shotgun sequence:
- the LOC100846868 gene encoding phosphatidylinositol transfer protein PDR17 codes for MFQRKHAPHFNSDDAEKRQAKINELRTALGPLSARAEKYCNEACLARYLEARNWNVDKSRKMLEESLKWRASHRPEDIRWPDVSVEAETGKMYKATFPDREGRTIVIMKPAKQNTSSHEGQLRHLIYVLENAILSLPEGQDKMVWVVDFTGWTLANATPIKTARESANILQNHYPERLSVAFLFNPPKVFEAFFKVVKVFLDPRSIQKLNFVYKENEESMKTMYKHIDSEVLPIEFGGKNNVVYNHEDYSKLMTKDDIKTASFWAADVNHERNGHLVPEVTPQSSLVVAKAS; via the exons ATGTTTCAGAGAAAGCACGCCCCTCATTTTAATTCAGACGATGCTGAGAAGAGACAAGCAAAG ATCAACGAACTGAGAACTGCACTTGGGCCTTTGTCTGCCCGTGCAGAGAAGTACTGCAATGAAGCATGCTTGGCAAGATATCTAGAAGCCCGCAACTGGAATGTTGACAAGTCTAGAAAAATGTTGGAAGAAAGTCTCAAGTGGAGGGCATCTCACAGGCCTGAGGATATTCGCTGG CCTGATGTTTCTGTTGAAGCAGAAACAGGTAAAATGTACAAGGCAACTTTCCCCGATAGAGAGGGTAGAACTATCGTCATAATGAAACCTGCAAAGCAG AATACATCGTCTCATGAAGGGCAGTTGAGGCATCTTATATATGTCTTGGAGAATGCAATCCTCAGCCTCCCTGAAGGTCAAGACAAAATGGTGTGGGTGGTAGACTTCACAGGATGGACACTGGCCAATGCAACCCCCATAAAGACTGCCAGGGAAAGTGCGAATATCCTGCAAAATCATTACCCGGAGAGACTTTCAGTTGCATTTCTGTTCAATCCCCCCAAAGTATTCGAGGCTTTTTTCAAG GTTGTGAAAGTATTCCTTGACCCGAGATCAATCCAGAAACTGAACTTTGTGTACAAGGAGAACGAGGAGAGCATGAAGACAATGTACAAGCACATTGATTCAGAAGTCCTTCCGATAGAAtttggagggaagaacaacGTGGTGTACAACCATGAAGATTACTCCAAGTTAATGACAAAAGATGATATCAAAACAGCAAGCTTCTGGGCAGCAGATGTTAATCATGAAAGGAATGGGCACTTGGTTCCTGAGGTTACACCACAATCGTCACTAGTTGTTGCCAAAGCAAGTTGA
- the LOC100846858 gene encoding UDP-glycosyltransferase 73C4 produces MPAAGATPRSCASTSRHDAPLHLIFVPFLSRSHFAPLAAQAAAAAAVSPGGGSGSVTILTTPHFAALAPASVRVREAPVRFPVEDFSLLPEDDDGAASAPAFFAAAQAALAPALAEAVRAIIAQDAGAAVAVVSDAVLHWSPGVARECGVPHVTFHTIGAFAAAAMVASAHLHRPGPGPAAVLLPGGFPAQGQLKLRRAHVDEQALAHLPIFRAAEAQSHAVVFNTFSALEADFAEYYRTADNDGSPTKVFLVGPRRTGGGVTTGSAAERDPILQWLDGQEAGSVVYACFGSTCGLSSSQLKELAAGLRASGMPFLWVIPTMPTEDLQEERASRNGMVVAGRWAPQGEILAHGAVGGFVSHCGWNSALDALCAGVPLATWPLRADQFLNEALLVDVLRVGVRVREVACQADGGAVVPAEAVAGAVGKLMASDGADEAAGRKARVKELAVAARAAVEEGGSSCGDWTRLVDELKALHGLPR; encoded by the coding sequence atgccggccgccggcgccacgcCCCGCTCGTGCGCGTCCACGTCCAGGCATGACGCGCCCCTGCACCTCATCTTCGTGCCCTTCCTCTCGCGCAGCCACTTCGCTCCACTGGCAgcccaggccgccgccgccgccgccgtctcccccggcggcggctccggcagcGTCACCATCCTCACCACCCCCCACTTCGCGGCCCTCGCGCCGGCCTCCGTGCGCGTCCGCGAGGCGCCGGTGCGCTTCCCGGTCGAGGACTTCTCTCTGCTTCCCGAGGATGACGACGGGGCAGCGTCCGCGCCGGcgttcttcgccgccgcgcaggccgcgctggcgccggcgctcgcgGAGGCCGTCCGCGCCATCATCGCCCAAgacgccggcgcggccgtggccgtggtcTCGGACGCCGTGCTACACTGGTCCCCCGGCGTGGCCCGCGAGTGCGGCGTCCCGCACGTGACGTTCCACACCATCGGCGCCttcgccgcggccgccatggtcgcctcggcccacctccaccgccccggccccggcccggCCGCCGTCCTACTCCCCGGCGGCTTCCCGGCCCAAGGCCAACTGAAGCTCCGCAGAGCCCACGTCGACGAGCAGGCTCTGGCCCACCTCCCCATCTTCCGCGCCGCGGAGGCCCAGAGCCACGCCGTCGTCTTCAACACCTTCTCCGCTCTCGAGGCCGACTTCGCCGAGTACTACCGAACCGCGGACAACGACGGCTCCCCCACGAAGGTTTTCCTCGTCGGCCCCAGACGCACCGGCGGAGGTGTTACCACGGGATCAGCCGCAGAGAGAGACCCGATACTGCAGTGGCTCGACGGGCAGGAAGCCGGGTCGGTGGTGTACGCCTGCTTCGGCAGCACGTGCGGGCTGAGCTCCAGccagctcaaggagctcgcTGCTGGGCTGCGCGCGTCCGGGATGCCGTTCCTCTGGGTGATCCCGACGATGCCCACGGAGGATTTGCAAGAGGAGCGCGCGTCCAGGAACGGCATGGTGGTGGCCGGGCGATGGGCGCCGCAGGGGGAGATCCTGGCGCACGGCGCGGTAGGGGGATTCGTGAGCCACTGCGGCTGGAACTCGGCGCTGGACGCGCTCTGCGCCGGGGTGCCGctcgccacgtggccgctccgCGCCGACCAGTTCCTTAACGAGGCGCTCCTCGTCGACGTGCTCCGCGTCGGCGTCAGGGTGCGGGAGGTGGCATGCCAGGCGGACGGGGGCGCCGTGGTGCCGGCCGAggcggtggccggcgcggTGGGGAAGCTGATGGCCAGCGACGGTGCCGAtgaggcggcggggaggaaggCGAGGGTGAAGGAGCTCGCTGTGGCGGCGCGCGCAGCCGTGGAAGAAGGCGGGTCGTCGTGCGGTGACTGGACGCGGCTTGTGGATGAGCTCAAGGCGTTGCACGGTCTTCCACGATGA
- the LOC100821050 gene encoding uncharacterized protein LOC100821050: protein MDLLDRSEDEEEQRSHYGGASGSSSSFSGSRGSRFGARRLKPGSKSHHQLLLMDSVGNGNGNGDCRAPSEEEAEIVPLPEYERLSQSARLPDDPDPKNPLLPPPAARKGASPRQQQQQQQKPAAWRLIEYVRSRHRSGSSDGDSRSSDGEKEKDDGGEECGQEASNDKKTTTTKKKRSSWLPDPDRRWPVQGFY from the coding sequence ATGGACCTCCTGGATCGCTCGGAAGATGAAGAGGAGCAGCGGAGCCACTACGGCGGCGCCagcggaagcagcagcagcttcagcGGCAGCAGGGGGTCAAGGTtcggcgcgcggcggctgAAGCCGGGGTCCAAGAGCCACCACCAGCTGCTGCTCATGGACAGCGtcggcaacggcaacggcaacggGGACTGCCGCGCGccgtcggaggaggaagccgagATCGTGCCGCTGCCGGAGTACGAGCGGCTGTCCCAGTCCGCGCGCCTTCCGGACGACCCGGACCCGAAGAACCCGCTGCTCCCCCCGCCGGCTGCCAGGAAGGGCGCGtcgccgcggcagcagcagcagcagcagcagaagccggcggcgtggaggcTGATCGAGTACGTGCGGTCCAGGCACAGGTCCGGCTCGTCGGACGGCGACTCCAGGAGCTCCGAcggggagaaggagaaggatgacggcggcgaggagtgCGGACAGGAGGCGAGCAACGacaagaagacgacgacgacgaagaagaagcggtCGTCGTGGCTGCCGGACCCCGACCGCCGGTGGCCGGTGCAGGGGTTTTACTAG